In methanogenic archaeon ISO4-H5, the following are encoded in one genomic region:
- a CDS encoding thermosome subunit, with product MGMGNAPVLILREGSKREKGKDAQFNNITAARTIADAVRSSLGPRGMDKMLVDSLGDVVITNDGVTILKEMDVQHPAAKMLVEVAKAQDDEVGDGTTTSVIIAGELLKKALDLIDSNVHPTIITAGYRLANEKAQEILKQVSKKVTLKDEDLLLKIAQVSMNSKQINSAKDFFSKMIVDAVKTIVEKDDQGNYFANLKNICTVKKAGANMEESELIKGLIIDKEPVSPTMPKVVKGAKIALIDGAFEVKKPEMDAKIQITDPEMLSQFIKEEENTLKAMVDACKKAGANVVFCQKGIDDLAQHFFAREGIYACRRVKKSDMERLAKSCNANIVSKISELTAEDLGAADTVELRFIGDEQMTFVTGCKDPKTVSILVRGGTNHVTDEVERSLVDAWSVVKVSIEDGLICTGGGSTAMELAMKIRDYAASVGGREQIAIEAFASAMEIIPTTLAENAGLDPINMVIELRRKHKAGKTYAGINPFTGKVEDMMKNDVIEPYRIGKQAINSATDAAVMILRIDDVIASKSAPAPAAPGTD from the coding sequence ATGGGAATGGGTAACGCACCTGTACTTATCCTCAGAGAAGGAAGTAAAAGAGAAAAAGGAAAAGACGCGCAGTTCAACAACATCACTGCCGCCAGGACCATCGCTGACGCCGTAAGGAGCAGCCTCGGACCCAGGGGAATGGACAAGATGCTCGTCGACTCCCTCGGAGACGTCGTCATCACCAACGACGGTGTCACCATCCTTAAAGAGATGGATGTCCAGCACCCCGCAGCAAAGATGCTCGTCGAGGTCGCCAAGGCCCAGGACGACGAGGTCGGAGACGGAACTACCACCTCCGTCATCATCGCAGGAGAGCTCCTCAAGAAAGCCCTCGACCTGATCGACTCCAACGTCCACCCCACCATCATCACCGCTGGATACAGGCTTGCCAACGAGAAGGCTCAGGAGATCCTCAAACAGGTCTCCAAGAAGGTCACCCTCAAAGACGAGGATCTCCTCCTGAAGATCGCCCAGGTCTCCATGAACAGCAAGCAGATCAACTCCGCCAAGGACTTCTTCTCCAAGATGATCGTCGACGCTGTCAAGACCATCGTCGAGAAGGACGACCAGGGCAACTACTTCGCCAACCTGAAGAACATCTGCACCGTCAAGAAGGCCGGAGCCAACATGGAAGAGTCTGAGCTCATCAAAGGTCTCATCATCGACAAGGAGCCCGTCTCCCCCACCATGCCCAAGGTAGTCAAGGGCGCCAAGATCGCACTCATCGACGGAGCCTTCGAGGTCAAGAAGCCCGAGATGGACGCAAAGATCCAGATCACCGACCCCGAGATGCTCTCCCAGTTCATCAAGGAAGAGGAGAACACCCTCAAGGCCATGGTCGACGCATGCAAGAAGGCCGGAGCCAATGTCGTCTTCTGCCAGAAGGGAATCGACGACCTCGCACAGCACTTCTTCGCCAGGGAAGGCATCTACGCCTGCCGCCGTGTGAAGAAGAGCGACATGGAGAGGCTCGCCAAATCCTGCAACGCCAACATCGTCAGCAAGATCAGCGAACTCACCGCAGAGGACCTCGGAGCAGCCGACACCGTCGAGCTCAGGTTCATCGGCGACGAGCAGATGACCTTCGTCACCGGATGCAAGGACCCCAAGACCGTCTCCATCCTCGTAAGGGGAGGAACCAACCACGTCACCGACGAGGTCGAGAGGTCTCTGGTCGACGCCTGGTCTGTCGTAAAGGTCTCCATCGAGGACGGTCTCATCTGCACTGGAGGAGGTTCCACCGCAATGGAACTCGCCATGAAGATCAGGGACTACGCCGCATCTGTCGGCGGAAGGGAGCAGATCGCCATCGAGGCCTTCGCCTCTGCCATGGAGATTATCCCCACCACCCTCGCCGAGAACGCCGGCCTCGACCCCATCAACATGGTCATCGAGCTCAGGAGGAAGCATAAGGCAGGCAAGACCTACGCCGGAATCAACCCCTTCACCGGCAAGGTCGAGGACATGATGAAGAACGATGTCATCGAGCCCTACAGGATCGGAAAACAGGCCATCAACTCTGCAACCGATGCCGCGGTCATGATCCTCAGGATCGACGATGTCATCGCCTCCAAATCCGCACCTGCACCCGCAGCACCCGGAACGGACTGA
- a CDS encoding molecular chaperone GrpE gives MTGKSKEKTEAPSEEKEVEATPEEPSLEAQLEQAKAEAAENLDRWQRTFAEFDNYRKRTEKEMADFRKFANSGLVTELLNVVDDLGRALDSAPDAEASFVVGVKAVRGNLVKILEAQGVSEVPTDKFDPNMHEALMVVDGEEDNKIAQVYQKGYMMNGRVLRFAKVVVTKKKEQEAAPEQDEKTAEENTEN, from the coding sequence ATGACTGGCAAGTCTAAAGAAAAAACAGAAGCGCCCTCCGAGGAGAAAGAGGTAGAAGCCACTCCGGAAGAACCCTCTCTGGAAGCACAGCTGGAGCAGGCCAAGGCGGAAGCCGCCGAGAACCTGGACCGCTGGCAGCGCACCTTTGCCGAGTTCGACAATTACCGCAAGAGGACCGAGAAGGAGATGGCCGACTTCAGGAAGTTCGCCAACAGCGGGCTCGTCACCGAGCTGCTGAACGTGGTGGACGATCTGGGGAGGGCCCTCGACTCCGCTCCCGACGCCGAAGCCTCCTTCGTCGTCGGAGTCAAGGCCGTCAGGGGAAACCTGGTGAAGATCCTGGAAGCACAGGGTGTAAGCGAGGTTCCCACCGACAAGTTCGACCCCAACATGCACGAAGCACTGATGGTGGTCGACGGAGAGGAGGACAACAAAATCGCTCAGGTGTATCAGAAAGGATACATGATGAACGGCCGCGTGCTGAGGTTCGCCAAAGTCGTGGTCACCAAGAAGAAGGAGCAGGAAGCGGCTCCTGAGCAGGATGAGAAAACTGCTGAAGAAAACACAGAAAATTGA